From a region of the Odoribacter splanchnicus DSM 20712 genome:
- a CDS encoding RagB/SusD family nutrient uptake outer membrane protein, with the protein MKGHYIFSALLGIGLLLQGCETLDYTPADQLNDKTFWRTEQHANQAAVALYAAMKAGWAFGRDFTFDMISDIADGTSPHAGIARGTSFSSGDASVQNTWQYLYEVVHRSNTVIRNVSAMDIDETVKTRVIGEAKFLRAMAYFRMLNCWGGVPYYDESCIIEEEFATLSNPRESAETIRGHILDDLTDAISKLPVAWETSDYGRATKGAAYALRGKVYLYNREWSKAIADFEEIVYNKTNNYGYELHPDYNELFRLYNGKRSKEMIFSIQSLDGNVAGHGLELCSFLGNKSTMRLIASNCIVPSTHLVDMYENLDGSPFNWDDIFPGFNDGSPEFRRDVLSVAIDDGSTKITDLLNCDTTKVLDAYRKRDPRLCLNVITPYSHYLGTDAGSVPMDKQFVLHNPQKGGSPMEAQAFIRNSEGWNSYFWRKFIPTGNLDGYWGEYTRVPYEFPLIRLGDVLLMLAEAYNEENSLDKAVTELNKVRDRVGMPSLNNGSPWLAVNSQEEMRQRIRNERAYELPAEGHRYWDLRRWGIYGPTVKNATDIYGDLMFTREYQPRHELWPIPQVELERNPNLQHDQNPGW; encoded by the coding sequence ATGAAAGGACACTATATTTTTTCCGCTCTTTTAGGTATAGGTTTATTACTCCAAGGGTGTGAAACGCTCGATTATACTCCTGCCGACCAATTGAACGACAAAACGTTCTGGCGGACAGAGCAACATGCCAATCAGGCGGCCGTCGCTCTGTATGCTGCCATGAAAGCCGGCTGGGCTTTCGGACGCGACTTTACTTTCGATATGATATCCGATATTGCGGACGGTACGTCTCCCCATGCCGGAATTGCCCGGGGTACCTCTTTTTCATCCGGTGACGCTTCTGTCCAGAACACCTGGCAATATCTCTACGAAGTAGTACACCGTTCGAATACGGTCATCCGGAATGTCTCCGCCATGGATATCGATGAAACAGTGAAAACACGTGTCATAGGCGAAGCCAAATTCCTGCGTGCCATGGCCTATTTCAGAATGCTCAATTGCTGGGGAGGAGTACCTTATTACGATGAGAGCTGTATCATCGAAGAGGAATTCGCCACCTTGTCCAACCCGCGCGAATCGGCAGAAACCATCCGCGGTCACATTCTCGACGACCTGACGGATGCCATCTCCAAACTTCCCGTAGCCTGGGAAACATCCGATTACGGGCGTGCCACGAAAGGGGCTGCCTACGCTTTGCGCGGGAAGGTATATCTTTACAACCGGGAGTGGAGCAAGGCCATTGCCGATTTTGAAGAAATCGTCTACAACAAAACGAATAATTACGGCTATGAACTGCATCCGGATTACAATGAACTGTTCCGCTTGTACAACGGCAAACGCAGCAAAGAGATGATTTTCTCCATCCAGTCTCTGGACGGTAACGTGGCAGGGCACGGGCTGGAATTGTGCAGTTTTCTGGGCAATAAATCCACTATGCGCCTCATTGCCAGCAATTGTATCGTACCTTCGACCCACCTGGTGGATATGTACGAGAACCTCGATGGCAGTCCGTTTAACTGGGACGATATCTTTCCGGGATTCAACGACGGTAGTCCGGAATTCCGGCGTGATGTCCTGAGTGTTGCGATAGATGACGGGAGTACAAAGATTACCGACTTATTGAATTGTGACACAACTAAAGTCCTCGACGCATACCGCAAGCGGGATCCCCGCCTGTGCCTGAATGTCATTACGCCTTATTCCCATTATCTGGGAACAGACGCCGGTTCGGTGCCGATGGATAAGCAGTTTGTGCTTCACAATCCCCAAAAAGGCGGTTCACCGATGGAAGCACAGGCCTTTATCCGGAATTCCGAAGGCTGGAATTCTTATTTCTGGCGTAAATTTATTCCCACCGGTAATCTTGACGGTTATTGGGGAGAATATACGCGGGTACCTTATGAATTTCCGTTGATCCGCCTGGGGGATGTACTGTTGATGCTGGCAGAGGCATATAACGAAGAGAACAGTTTAGACAAAGCCGTTACAGAACTCAACAAAGTACGCGACCGGGTGGGGATGCCGTCGTTGAACAATGGCAGCCCCTGGCTGGCTGTCAACAGCCAGGAAGAAATGCGGCAACGTATTCGTAACGAGCGGGCATATGAATTGCCGGCTGAGGGCCACCGTTATTGGGACCTGAGGCGTTGGGGTATCTATGGCCCGACAGTCAAAAATGCAACCGATATCTACGGCGATTTGATGTTTACACGTGAGTACCAGCCACGGCATGAGTTATGGCCTATCCCGCAGGTAGAACTGGAACGGAATCCTAATCTTCAGCACGATCAGAATCCCGGATGGTAA
- a CDS encoding 6-bladed beta-propeller, whose protein sequence is MLKIILQLLLIILIFSCQKQQVPSVVTIKVPEIANDVWMTMSEIVDTAIYIPLETTDECLIDASMFRRMEYYKGKFYCFVFTGGLYIFDRNGRFQKLIPIGRAPGELNVCNSHKAFLIDKKNDRLVFPGWYKFYYYDLEGNYIESRNLKSKLVPAQAALENGEWWFYFFGSASFNKGDASHYYRYDFDEGIKEGFMPASPLNRYAEGGFGYGVDSLVLAYSPLVSDTIYQINKGHFCPAFYVDFGKDKYVLGNDYIQHNIKNLRSKTGIITEVVAGDDVIYFVFVRKGYSQEAYFYRRTGEVITGAKHKEEDIFVPFGSTLTYTDGYFVAWENAYIFTQWAPDIAARLNVKESDNPVIVLYRLKK, encoded by the coding sequence ATGTTAAAAATAATTTTACAATTATTGTTGATAATTTTAATTTTTTCTTGTCAAAAACAACAGGTTCCTTCTGTCGTAACAATTAAAGTTCCTGAAATAGCTAATGATGTATGGATGACGATGAGCGAAATCGTGGACACTGCGATTTATATCCCTTTGGAAACGACGGACGAATGTTTGATTGACGCTTCGATGTTCCGACGCATGGAGTATTATAAAGGAAAATTTTATTGTTTTGTATTTACAGGAGGGTTGTATATTTTTGACCGGAATGGTAGATTCCAAAAATTGATTCCGATAGGCCGTGCACCTGGAGAATTAAATGTTTGTAATTCTCATAAAGCGTTTTTGATTGATAAGAAAAATGATCGGTTGGTATTTCCGGGTTGGTATAAATTTTATTATTACGATTTGGAAGGGAATTACATCGAAAGCCGGAATCTGAAATCGAAGTTGGTTCCTGCTCAGGCTGCCTTGGAGAACGGTGAGTGGTGGTTTTATTTTTTCGGAAGTGCTTCTTTTAATAAAGGCGATGCCAGTCATTACTACCGGTATGATTTTGATGAGGGAATAAAGGAAGGATTTATGCCTGCAAGTCCATTAAACCGCTACGCAGAAGGAGGATTTGGATATGGAGTGGATAGTTTAGTATTGGCTTATTCTCCTTTAGTGAGTGATACCATTTATCAGATTAACAAGGGACATTTCTGTCCTGCTTTTTATGTCGATTTTGGGAAAGATAAATATGTTTTGGGGAATGATTACATACAGCATAATATAAAAAATCTGAGATCGAAGACCGGTATTATTACAGAGGTCGTTGCTGGGGATGATGTTATTTATTTCGTTTTTGTACGTAAAGGTTATAGTCAGGAGGCTTACTTCTATAGAAGAACAGGAGAAGTAATTACGGGAGCGAAGCATAAAGAAGAGGATATATTTGTACCCTTCGGTTCAACATTAACTTATACGGACGGTTACTTCGTTGCTTGGGAAAATGCTTATATTTTTACCCAATGGGCTCCAGATATAGCTGCAAGATTGAATGTGAAAGAATCGGATAATCCGGTCATTGTTCTTTATCGTTTGAAAAAATAA
- a CDS encoding BF3164 family lipoprotein, with amino-acid sequence MKYILKILLFLIICDACKRSDIDVFDIVEEITDYDSVYSDKNDVFNRITDMAILDNVLITKHMNDTYHFSFIDVNGKKIIKRLGKRGRGPGEYLQIGTGFTVCGSKLVFLDAMQKEINYVSISDVIENKIPYHIEKEAYPYTVDFRPRHMDVINHVKVAVGSFKEGYFGLLDSSNNILGCFFDYPFAYEGVEGIYRGSVYQTKISSNDIQNKFVILTLASDVFEIYQIEGKDIHRIFLNPYNHIPLIRERAGRYGIRINESIAGLMKMAVSDEMICFTYSAESYAKANKAGFISNEILCFNWKGEKIKKYLLPFPISTFCVDKHFIYGVRYIDDESIIYRFKL; translated from the coding sequence ATGAAGTATATTTTGAAAATCCTGCTATTTCTTATCATTTGTGATGCATGCAAGCGTTCAGATATCGATGTTTTCGATATTGTCGAGGAAATCACTGACTACGACAGTGTTTATTCTGATAAGAATGACGTTTTTAATAGAATAACTGATATGGCGATTTTGGACAATGTCTTGATAACTAAGCATATGAATGACACATATCATTTTTCATTTATTGATGTCAATGGGAAGAAGATCATAAAAAGATTAGGAAAAAGAGGACGAGGTCCTGGTGAATATCTTCAAATAGGAACTGGATTTACGGTTTGTGGGTCAAAATTGGTTTTTTTGGATGCTATGCAGAAAGAAATAAATTATGTTTCGATTTCTGATGTGATTGAGAATAAAATTCCTTACCATATAGAGAAAGAAGCTTATCCATATACGGTGGATTTTAGGCCCAGGCATATGGATGTAATCAATCACGTAAAAGTTGCAGTTGGATCGTTTAAAGAAGGGTACTTTGGTTTGCTTGATTCAAGTAATAATATACTCGGTTGTTTTTTCGATTATCCTTTTGCTTATGAAGGAGTGGAAGGAATATATAGAGGGAGTGTATACCAAACAAAAATTAGTTCAAATGATATTCAGAATAAATTTGTTATTTTAACCTTAGCATCCGATGTTTTTGAGATTTATCAAATTGAAGGAAAAGATATCCATCGTATATTTCTTAATCCATATAATCACATCCCTCTTATTCGTGAAAGAGCAGGACGCTATGGAATCAGAATAAATGAAAGTATAGCCGGCCTGATGAAGATGGCTGTTTCTGATGAAATGATTTGTTTTACTTATTCTGCAGAAAGTTATGCGAAAGCTAATAAAGCCGGATTTATTTCAAATGAAATTCTTTGTTTTAATTGGAAAGGTGAGAAAATAAAAAAATATTTATTACCTTTTCCAATAAGCACTTTTTGTGTCGATAAACACTTCATTTATGGAGTCAGGTATATCGACGATGAATCGATAATCTATCGCTTTAAACTGTAA
- a CDS encoding DUF1573 domain-containing protein, producing the protein MRSILIIGTLTLVGIAGLWFLFGDSTEVFELLYSSPTTIRIEGDTIDLDIVRYGEKKQISFRICNTGEVPLLIRDVRPSCGCTEVRWEKRPVQPGEETLIFVTFEPNSLGRFMKSIEVLCNTSSQLLRLNLKGIVLNDR; encoded by the coding sequence ATGCGATCGATTTTAATAATCGGAACACTTACTTTGGTTGGTATTGCAGGACTTTGGTTCTTGTTCGGAGACTCTACGGAAGTGTTTGAATTATTATATTCATCACCGACTACTATTCGAATAGAAGGGGATACTATCGACCTGGATATTGTGAGGTATGGCGAAAAGAAACAGATTTCTTTCCGGATCTGTAATACGGGCGAGGTTCCCTTATTGATCCGTGATGTGCGGCCTTCTTGCGGCTGTACTGAAGTTCGATGGGAAAAGCGTCCGGTACAACCCGGAGAAGAAACGTTGATTTTCGTCACTTTTGAACCGAATTCTTTGGGTCGGTTTATGAAATCGATTGAGGTATTGTGTAATACATCCTCACAATTATTGAGACTGAATTTAAAGGGGATTGTTCTTAATGATAGATGA
- a CDS encoding SusC/RagA family TonB-linked outer membrane protein, with amino-acid sequence MNRKYRVRIRCLTFLVTLFWLPLHAQEAGKEFRPAGEPVSYAEKDNRKKSPEPLEDQKDKLKKQRIITAKGRVTDAAGEPLIGVNVLIKESGTGQVTDLNGEFKLPDIRFGSPLRISFIGYKTLEVNARENMRLTLYEDRTKLDEVVIVGYGSQKKANLSGAVSSVSIDALAERPVTNAENALAGLASGLTVTNSGGNTPGFETSTIRIRGVGTLNNADPLVVIDGVAGCAISDINPQDIKNISILKDAASSAIYGSRAANGVILITTKTGYEGSAKITYSGNFSFEKVAKRLNLVTDYADFMEIQNAALSANGQAPRFSQTSIDAWRNDNGANPTVYPNTDWQDHIYRNPSVVQNHNLSAIGGTKTVRYNLSLGYVKNPGIVYNTDYERYQLRSNVEVDIKPWITAGMNIFGYMDSNNPNAENATNGGDVIFGSGALNTVPGMTLYDPETGLYGGVQNPEEENVSNFNPYRRMWFYKEDFPIKTRRIVPKLFARLSPVEGLTLSASFTYNSWERNEEYQLCDKNLYRFTLDGPVLLREGTVRTYINRYNRRNTFRTSDVTARYEWNVSKLNASALVGISQEYNKREDERFRKYDLADDALTSINGGSTNGEIEGNYTEWAMRSYFGRINLSWDDKYLLEVNLRADGSSRFAPDKRWGWFPSVSAGWSISEEPFLKKAAGWLDMLKLRVSYGTLGNNATSTFYMYQPLYASANYVLGNAVASGLAQTTLANPNLTWETTHMTNIGLDYGLFAHRLSGSVDVFNRLTTDILISLPAPLEHGTSAVPNQNAGKVRNRGIDFDISWFDHIGSMTYSLGFHMGYVRNKVTKFQGEVPSINGVYKLQEGKPINQLYVMSVDRIVRDQSDLDYVQSLVDKNPDYFATYQRPELGDFLYADANHDGNLDANDRIEIGNGNSPSFTFGGNIGISWKGFDFSMLLQGVGKHKVYYNNQAFRFVTVMGQSLNKDITDHAWTPENPYNSKYPRLRNNANSKNNIASDALVFNASYLRCKNIQLGYTLPSHISEKFFVENLKIYTSIDNLFTLTDFPGLDPEIAAGVGYPQLRQYSVGINVTF; translated from the coding sequence ATGAATAGAAAGTATAGAGTCCGGATACGATGCCTGACCTTTCTGGTAACTTTGTTCTGGCTGCCGCTTCATGCTCAGGAGGCCGGAAAAGAATTCCGGCCGGCCGGAGAACCGGTTTCTTATGCAGAAAAGGATAACCGGAAAAAATCTCCGGAACCGTTGGAAGACCAAAAGGATAAATTGAAAAAGCAGCGTATCATTACGGCCAAGGGACGAGTGACCGACGCTGCCGGAGAACCTTTGATCGGTGTAAATGTACTGATCAAAGAAAGCGGCACAGGGCAAGTGACCGATCTTAACGGCGAATTCAAATTACCGGATATCCGGTTCGGTTCCCCGTTACGCATCTCCTTTATCGGATACAAAACCCTCGAGGTCAATGCGCGGGAAAATATGCGCCTTACCTTGTATGAAGACCGGACAAAATTGGATGAAGTAGTTATAGTAGGATATGGTTCACAAAAAAAGGCAAATCTCTCCGGAGCTGTTTCCTCGGTTAGCATCGATGCCTTGGCCGAGCGGCCAGTCACCAATGCCGAGAATGCCCTGGCCGGATTGGCCTCAGGACTGACCGTAACCAATTCGGGGGGGAATACCCCGGGTTTCGAGACTTCTACGATCCGGATCCGGGGTGTCGGTACATTGAACAATGCCGATCCGCTCGTGGTGATCGATGGCGTAGCCGGTTGTGCTATCAGTGATATCAATCCCCAGGATATAAAAAACATTTCGATACTGAAAGATGCCGCTTCGTCGGCCATCTACGGTTCGCGGGCTGCCAACGGAGTGATCCTGATTACCACAAAAACCGGATACGAAGGCAGTGCCAAAATTACGTACAGCGGCAATTTCTCGTTTGAAAAGGTAGCTAAACGTTTGAATCTGGTCACCGACTATGCCGATTTTATGGAGATTCAGAATGCGGCTCTGAGTGCTAACGGGCAAGCCCCCCGTTTCTCCCAGACCTCCATCGACGCCTGGCGCAATGACAACGGAGCTAACCCCACCGTTTATCCCAATACCGACTGGCAGGATCATATTTACCGGAATCCGTCGGTGGTACAGAATCATAATCTTTCGGCTATCGGAGGAACGAAAACGGTACGTTATAACCTGTCTCTGGGCTATGTGAAAAATCCGGGTATCGTTTATAATACCGATTATGAGCGTTATCAATTGCGTTCGAATGTCGAAGTCGACATCAAACCCTGGATCACTGCCGGAATGAACATCTTCGGTTATATGGATTCCAATAATCCGAATGCCGAAAATGCTACCAACGGAGGAGACGTGATATTCGGTTCGGGAGCATTGAATACGGTTCCCGGCATGACGCTCTATGACCCTGAAACGGGTCTGTACGGAGGTGTGCAAAATCCGGAGGAAGAGAACGTCAGCAATTTTAATCCTTACCGGCGTATGTGGTTTTACAAAGAGGATTTTCCGATAAAAACCCGTCGTATTGTCCCCAAACTGTTTGCCCGTTTGTCACCGGTAGAAGGTTTGACCCTGAGTGCTTCGTTCACCTATAACTCCTGGGAACGGAATGAAGAATATCAATTATGCGACAAAAATCTATATCGCTTTACACTGGATGGACCTGTACTGCTGCGGGAAGGTACGGTCCGTACTTATATCAACCGGTATAATCGTCGGAATACGTTCCGGACTTCGGATGTGACGGCACGCTATGAATGGAATGTCAGCAAACTGAATGCTTCTGCACTGGTTGGTATCAGTCAGGAATACAATAAACGGGAAGACGAACGGTTCAGGAAATACGATCTGGCCGACGATGCTCTGACCAGTATCAACGGGGGGAGTACCAACGGTGAGATTGAAGGAAACTATACAGAATGGGCCATGCGTTCATATTTCGGCCGGATAAACCTGTCGTGGGACGATAAATATCTACTGGAAGTAAACCTGCGGGCAGACGGTTCCTCCCGTTTTGCCCCCGATAAGCGCTGGGGATGGTTTCCTTCCGTATCCGCCGGTTGGAGCATTTCGGAAGAACCCTTCCTGAAAAAAGCTGCCGGTTGGCTGGATATGCTGAAACTGCGGGTTTCTTACGGTACACTCGGCAACAACGCCACATCGACTTTCTATATGTATCAGCCCCTCTATGCTTCAGCCAATTACGTACTGGGCAATGCGGTGGCCAGTGGCCTGGCACAGACCACCCTCGCCAATCCCAATCTCACCTGGGAGACGACGCACATGACCAATATCGGTCTGGATTACGGGTTGTTTGCCCATCGTTTAAGTGGTTCTGTGGATGTATTCAACAGGCTGACGACAGATATCCTGATTTCATTGCCGGCACCGTTAGAGCACGGCACTTCTGCTGTCCCCAACCAAAATGCCGGCAAGGTACGCAACCGGGGTATCGATTTCGATATCAGCTGGTTCGATCATATCGGCAGTATGACCTATTCTCTTGGCTTCCACATGGGATATGTCCGCAATAAAGTGACCAAATTTCAGGGGGAAGTCCCTTCTATTAACGGCGTTTATAAATTGCAGGAAGGAAAACCCATCAATCAGTTATATGTCATGTCTGTGGACCGTATTGTCCGCGATCAGTCCGATCTGGACTATGTACAGTCTCTGGTCGATAAAAATCCGGACTATTTCGCCACTTATCAAAGACCGGAATTGGGCGACTTCCTGTATGCAGATGCGAATCATGACGGGAATCTGGATGCCAACGACCGGATCGAGATCGGTAACGGCAACTCCCCCTCATTTACTTTCGGCGGTAATATCGGTATTTCCTGGAAAGGATTCGATTTCAGTATGTTGCTCCAAGGGGTAGGAAAACACAAAGTCTATTATAACAACCAGGCATTCCGGTTTGTCACTGTCATGGGGCAATCCTTGAATAAAGATATTACCGACCATGCCTGGACACCTGAAAATCCTTACAATTCCAAATATCCCCGGCTCCGGAACAATGCCAACAGTAAAAACAACATTGCCAGCGATGCCTTGGTGTTTAACGCCTCTTATTTACGGTGTAAGAACATTCAGTTAGGATACACGCTTCCCAGCCATATTTCGGAGAAATTTTTTGTCGAAAATCTCAAAATATATACCAGTATCGACAACTTGTTTACCTTAACGGATTTCCCCGGTCTGGACCCGGAAATAGCCGCCGGCGTAGGTTATCCTCAGTTGAGGCAATATTCGGTTGGAATCAATGTCACATTTTAA
- a CDS encoding sensor histidine kinase — translation MENLLSDQQDKTAISLNETYKRCKQWTDKTLEDIENLLTFSVDAYGLKACIQPTDIRELLTQITTEYRQNNSIGKQIDIQTEISPTVPLAQVDPLLLYSALGNLLGNAIKYSGTKVRIRIGCRREAKKWILTVQDDGYGIPPEEQKFIFQEYKRGQRYKGDKQRKGFGLGLCYVAAVVKAHHGHIQVNSDGKQGTEFIIEIPQRKAKRRKARS, via the coding sequence TTGGAAAATCTTTTGTCCGACCAGCAGGACAAAACCGCCATCTCCCTGAACGAAACCTATAAACGATGTAAACAATGGACCGATAAAACTTTGGAAGATATCGAAAATCTACTGACCTTTTCTGTCGATGCCTACGGTCTGAAAGCCTGTATACAACCGACCGATATCCGGGAATTGTTAACACAAATCACAACGGAATACAGGCAAAACAATAGCATCGGCAAACAAATCGATATACAAACAGAAATTTCTCCTACCGTCCCCCTTGCACAGGTCGATCCTTTACTTTTATATAGTGCCTTGGGAAACTTATTAGGAAATGCGATTAAATATTCAGGAACAAAAGTCCGTATTCGGATAGGTTGCCGCCGGGAGGCAAAAAAATGGATATTGACAGTACAAGACGATGGTTACGGCATACCACCCGAAGAACAAAAATTCATTTTTCAGGAATACAAACGGGGACAACGTTATAAAGGAGATAAACAACGGAAAGGATTCGGACTGGGACTCTGTTATGTGGCAGCAGTCGTAAAAGCCCACCACGGACATATTCAGGTGAACAGTGACGGAAAGCAGGGAACAGAATTTATCATCGAAATACCGCAGAGAAAAGCGAAAAGGCGAAAGGCTAGAAGCTAA
- a CDS encoding response regulator transcription factor, whose protein sequence is MSVIRILYVEDDLDFGRMTKVFLDQAGFLVELTTNVEEAWKLFHTRRPDLLLVDLDLEGSKNGIDLIRQIITEVKQYPVIVYSSHTDPATVITTIELGVMDHIGKDTDREVFLAKLRNIAKRNYSQTGENPRYKLSAITTYNQRNGVLTIGNKSHKLKGKDMRLLQLLCLHFNEWVSPKELSFGLWGMEKNIGELKRYIGHLHQ, encoded by the coding sequence ATGAGTGTGATACGGATTTTATATGTAGAAGACGACCTCGATTTCGGGCGTATGACCAAGGTTTTCCTGGATCAGGCCGGCTTTCTGGTCGAATTGACGACAAATGTTGAAGAGGCCTGGAAGTTATTCCATACCCGAAGGCCGGATCTGTTATTGGTCGACCTGGACCTTGAAGGCAGCAAGAACGGAATCGACCTCATCCGGCAGATTATCACCGAAGTAAAACAGTATCCGGTTATCGTCTATAGTTCGCATACCGATCCGGCAACCGTGATCACCACCATTGAACTGGGAGTCATGGACCATATCGGTAAAGATACCGACCGCGAAGTCTTCCTGGCCAAACTCAGAAACATAGCCAAACGCAATTACTCCCAGACAGGTGAAAACCCGCGATATAAACTATCGGCCATCACCACTTACAACCAGAGAAACGGAGTATTGACCATAGGAAACAAAAGTCATAAACTGAAAGGGAAAGATATGCGATTGCTGCAATTGCTGTGCCTGCACTTCAATGAATGGGTATCGCCCAAGGAATTAAGTTTCGGTTTGTGGGGAATGGAAAAAAATATCGGGGAACTGAAAAGATACATCGGCCATCTCCACCAGTAA